Proteins encoded together in one Falco peregrinus isolate bFalPer1 chromosome 2, bFalPer1.pri, whole genome shotgun sequence window:
- the IFT22 gene encoding intraflagellar transport protein 22 homolog translates to MLKAKVLLVGPRESGKSVLANFVSESIEGIGSYSPTQGVRILEYEKPNLNSNSKGVGCRFELWDCSGDQKFETCWPALMKDSHGVIIIFNPELPSHLKEIEMWYSCFVQQQPLLDSQCLLVAHHKPGSAGDTEDLPLAYPLNKLKLIHSNLEEDPEDVRMEFMKYFRSIITLLNESREREEMSIIS, encoded by the exons ATGCTGAAGGCcaaggtgctgctggtggggcccCGTGAG TCTGGAAAATCGGTCTTGGCGAACTTTGTTTCGGAAAGCATTGAAGGGATTGGCAGCTACAGCCCGACGCAAGGTGTGAG GATCCTGGAATATGAGAAGCCAAACTTGAACAGTAACAGCAAGGGAGTGGGGTGTCGGTTTGAGTTGTGGGATTGCAGTGGTGATCAAAA GTTTGAAACATGCTGGCCAGCTCTGATGAAGGACTCTCATGGTGTAATAATAATCTTCAATCCTGAGCTGCCCAGTCACCtgaaagaaattgaaatgtGGTACTCTTGttttgtgcagcagcagccattgCTTGATAGTCAGTGTCTCCTAGTTGCACATCACAAGCCAGGCAGTGCGGGGGACACAGAAGATCTGCCTTTGG CTTACCCGCTGAACAAGCTAAAACTAATACATTCCAACTTAGAAGAAGATCCTGAAGATGTTCGGATGGAATTtatgaaatacttcagaagCATTATCACCTTACTAAATGAgagcagagagagggaagaaatgtCAATTATTTCATAA